The window AACAACAGCACTTTTAAGTGCCTCACAATTCTGTTTCCACTATCGGCAATTTTTATGTGATGTTACagaaaattattaattttgttCTATAACATTGCAATGATTGTAGAAGCATATTTTGTACGTAACTGAACGTGATGACctgaaacataattttaagTTAGCTAAGCAGTTAAAAATTAATCTTAGCCGAAATTTTCAATGAACACTACTTTCAAAGTTATAATAATTCCTAAACTGCTAAACACTGGTAAGgtttacatatttttacttcaaaacacattttaatgcATTTGAAAAACTCTGAATAGGTTACAAATCTTCATATTATTTGCAGCAAACCATTGTAGTGCCTGGAACACTAATGTATGACCTAAATTGGAAAGATGTCAAAACTCCAGTCTATAGAAGTTTCTACCTTTTTAATGTCACAAATAAAGAGGAATTTTTAGCACAAACCCCAGGAAAATTTGTAAAGCCTATTTTGCAAGAAATAGGTCCATACACTTACAGGTTTGTTAATCAATTATGTGCAGGCTGTTGATATTTTAATTCTTGTTTCTTACACGAAATGTTTTCAGGGAGTTTTTGGTAAAAGAAAATGTAGAATATCTTGATTATAACAAAACATATCCTCAACAAGTGTACTACAAACAAAGTGCAACTTTCTATTTTGACCCAGAGCGTTCTAATGGTAGCAAGGATGATGTTTTAACTACACTGAATTTTATTGTTCCTGTAAGTATAGTAATTCTGAGTAACACATTCGTTATGGATTTTAATGTTAAATAACATGTTCTTTGTTATGTTCAACATTTCATTGACAGCTTATTCCAGCTTTGCTAGAGAACCTTATCCATAACGATGGTATTCTGAAGGCCGCATATGTATACCTCAATAAACTGATACGCGAGACGAAAACCGAATTACTTTTCACAATGTCGGTTGATGAATATCTCTTCGGCTTCCAAAATTCTCTGTTTGATGCCCTCATAGACATAGTTGCTCCTGATTCCGGCATTGACaaatttggtttatttttgttggtaGGCCTTAGTCATCATTTAAAttagattttaaaaaacatgccATGCAATAACCTAGTGCAACATATAAcatgatttattttatttgcaatacaTCTGTTAACACTATTGTGGATCCGTTTTAACTCTGTACTATTTCTGAATATTTAACTGCAGACAAATATGTCAATTGGTTGGAGAGATTATCAAGTATATACTGGACATAACAACCATGAACTGACAAGTGTGATAACTAAGTACAAGAACATGAGgtataaaatttcataaatttgaaataaatagcGGTATGTGTAGCAaatattggttaaatgttaacTGAGTGTCTTTGCTGTTGTTTTGCCATTTAGTGAACTGCCATATTGGAATGGAACCACATGTAATATGATAAATGGCACAGGTAATTTATTCCATAAATTAACCTGCTTAGaagacaaaattttacttcGAAACGAGTACTTATGCTATCCATACATGCAGATGTATACCTGAGCTGCATTCAGCTTTTAAGTCACTCTCTATGGACTATTAACTTTTTGTCTTACTGATCCAGTATTTTTTTAATCAGTTTCCCATATGAGaatcttgttttgtttgaaaaatagcacATAAAATGTACATTTTATGACAGATGGGACCATGACACCACCTTTTCTggataaaacaaaaccaatttatttctttgtggATGAAATGTGCAGGTTGTATGTCAACTTGGCAAAGCCATAATTGTTatgaaaaaacttttgtaaTTTCAATAATCTTAGGTCCTTGTATGCCAACTTCGAAGAAGATTATACAGTGCACAATATTAAAGGCTGGAAATATACAGTTCCTGCAGAAGTATTCCAGTCCCCactaaaaaatacaaacaatgaATGCTTTTGCCTTGATCCGAATCATGAAACCTGTCAACATGATGGTGCTACTCTTGTTGGAAGTTGTTTGTTTGGTTGGTAAAGTAAGACTAAATGTGTTGTTCAACTTATTTTATGGATAAATGAGTTGCACTcagtttgatttaaaaataagtttattgAATGATTTAGTGTTTAATGCATTAATAATGGCGAGTGGCGCCTGGCTCATAAACATTTGTTGCATTAGGTGTCCCATTGCTGGTATCTTTTCCTCATTTTTTGTACGGTGACGGTTTTTATGCCAGCAAGTTAGTTGGAATGCATCCTAACAAGCCAGATCATGAAATGGCACTTGTCTTTGAACCGGTGATGTGTCATGTTGTTAGAGTAGCCTATATcttatttttatgtattatttttaaaaacgccTCGTTTCAAGAGTAGCATGTGTATCATTTTGTATATAGTCGGTAGGTGTTCCGTTAAAAGTGGAAAGCCGAATACAACTTAACATGTACATGACACCCAATAAGGAAGTCAAGTAAGTGATGACTAGTCACTGTTCAGAGCTGGTACACACTTCTTAAGATTCGTGAATTTGTTGACATTTAGAATACTTAGCAACATCAATGAATCATTTGCATTTCCAATGACATGGCTGAATGAGAATGCTGAATTGCAAGAAAGCGATGCAGTATGGCTACATAAGTACGTAGTATTTGTGCCAGTTATTTTGTAACTGCCAGTTAGTATTGGTAACTGCAATAACGGCATTTgaagttgtttgtttgctcACTAGCACTACTAATTctggataaaaattaaaaaatgatggaaagtgtaaaaacatttcttcTATACTCTTTAAACTTATTAAatataataatcaaaaatcGAATACTTTCCATTTACATCTTTTTGGCATGGCAGTACTATGTGATTTCAAATGTATTATGTACAGTATTTAGAAAAGGGTGGAATCAATGAGACAAAAAAtgttcttttcatttttcaccAAACTGCTTAACTAAATTACGTTTTTTTGTTAGAATCTGTACTTGGCTAGGATAGTGTTAGAAGGCTCAATCTTCTTGgcaattaatcaaaaaaatatttaaaaaatttgaatttagtaTTTTGTCTTATTTACTTTTTGTCTTTTGTCTTATTTACTACTTTCCCACCTCTAGGGCTTTTAGACAGGGCTGTAACCATGTCATTTTTTCTGATTCTATTCAATTTGAGTTGTGAGTCTTTTGACCCAAGTCAAGTCAATTGAAACTGGGGCTGAGTGGGTCAAGTCAATGcttttaacttgaaaattttctgtCTACAAATTAGTCTGGTTCATACTTTTTGGTGTATCTGTTTGGAAAAATATCCGTTTTTGTTACCTAAAGCTCTGCTTTTTGCAATCACAACTGTCATACAGTAACATGGTGACTCGACATGACTCAAGTAAGTTTGGTGTTTGATTCAAGTCTAGTCATTTAGGACCTTTGACTCATCACATCACTGCTATAAGGcatatcaaaaagttaaaagttatCATGTTTGTAAAGCATATTTTAAAGAACGAAAAAGTGTGAATGTAAGGAAGCTTTTTACAAACATCAATTAAACAATGAATTCACAAATATGGTAGGTCCATTGCAAAGTTTACCACCAAACTCAGTTTCTTAGTCTGCACAGTGGGTTTTGGCTGCAGCAATACTTATACGATGTCATTTTCTCATACAAAAACGATGTCTTCCTCCTCAGGGAAGATGAGTCCATTTTGGTGATTAACCcagttttgattttaattaatGATAAACTGTGTTTTGAACAACCCAAAAGACTAAAGAGAAAGTGGTCTCTCATATGTCATTTTAGACAAACAGTTAAtaacttttgttaaagttaagaGTTTGGTTGGTATTGAGAGCGGAATATATTGGTTGGTGCTTAAGTTTCTAAACATAAAATTCACATAGGAACTTATACTTTAGTAagacaaatttaaatttttccaagtttttgaaacaattttggaCTATTTAATAAAGCTGCGTAGAAGATGTTAGTCATGTTGTACACCGTTTAGACTGAAAgcagtaaatttattttcacagcGTTTGACATCATGTCGTTTTTTTGGTTCCACACTTCCTCtacttttttactttgttgctATATCTCACAAActtaattactaaaattattattttttgaacgAAATGCAGACTGCTTTACAAGATCGATGACATTGCTCTTTTGCTTCAAATAGTATTGTTGGTGATAGGTGGTGCTTTGCTGATTggtatttttgtgtatatggTGCGCAAACGCTATGTTTCCAGCAACAAGTCACAAGATGTAAGCGATAAAAAACTTGTAGGCTATATCAATTCATGTTTTAGGTTATTGATTTACTTCAGGTAAAAGGTTGAACTGAAAGGTTGTTTTTATTGCGCATATTTTAGGATCAACATAGTTTGCCGTCCTCAGCTAAAGGTTCCGCAAAACCTGATGAACTGCCActtgaaaaagcaaaaggtAGTCAAAACCTTACGCATAGTAAGTGAAAATGTTAGTAAAGATTGTTAAGTTATTTGTTGGCGTTTGTtcgtttttagtttttatgttttgttttacaaacgctctgtatttttattaaataaattttataccAGCTGACCTATTTCAACAAGATTTTCGATATACATCAACCAGTTCAACCACAGAATTCATTGGCACATGATGTAAAATTCTTATCTTGTACCGTTGTTTATTGTTGGGTCGTCGggtttgtttttgtcataattatttaaaacatctttttaaGCGATTACTGAACATGTTTTGTCGtggaatattttattttacaattcacaatgtttcaaattGCTTGTTTTGCATGTATCTGTTTGATCTGTGTGTTTAATATCCGCCAAACGTGTCTTTAGTGTTTACCCGTAATTTAATCACGTTTCATACTCTGTAAAAACTGCGTGTATGTAACACATTCTtcttttataattataaatataatCTTATATAATCTTTCAGTTTAATTATGAAAATTAAGCTTTCTGAAGTTGTTAGTTTTCGAAACCGTTTTGTGTTTTACTCTTTAAAAACTCACCTACATTATTTCAAAACCTTGGTCTAAATGTAAAATCAACATCtcaatatattatattatggCGATTTTAACAGTGAATCgtaataatattattattggCGTATAAATTAAGCGATTATGTATTCTCTGGCTAGAAAAAGTGTCATTTAAAATAGTCTCATTTTATAGTACGTGG of the Clavelina lepadiformis chromosome 7, kaClaLepa1.1, whole genome shotgun sequence genome contains:
- the LOC143465637 gene encoding platelet glycoprotein 4-like isoform X3 is translated as MYDLNWKDVKTPVYRSFYLFNVTNKEEFLAQTPGKFVKPILQEIGPYTYREFLVKENVEYLDYNKTYPQQVYYKQSATFYFDPERSNGSKDDVLTTLNFIVPLIPALLENLIHNDGILKAAYVYLNKLIRETKTELLFTMSVDEYLFGFQNSLFDALIDIVAPDSGIDKFGLFLLTNMSIGWRDYQVYTGHNNHELTSVITKYKNMSELPYWNGTTCNMINGTDGTMTPPFLDKTKPIYFFVDEMCRSLYANFEEDYTVHNIKGWKYTVPAEVFQSPLKNTNNECFCLDPNHETCQHDGATLVGSCLFGVPLLVSFPHFLYGDGFYASKLVGMHPNKPDHEMALVFEPSVGVPLKVESRIQLNMYMTPNKEVKILSNINESFAFPMTWLNENAELQESDAVWLHKLLYKIDDIALLLQIVLLVIGGALLIGIFVYMVRKRYVSSNKSQDDQHSLPSSAKGSAKPDELPLEKAKGSQNLTHTDLFQQDFRYTSTSSTTEFIGT
- the LOC143465637 gene encoding platelet glycoprotein 4-like isoform X2; translation: MKNKKCCSTKCRLITAGIFGGVLVIVGGALMAIFDVLFESIIKKQTIVVPGTLMYDLNWKDVKTPVYRSFYLFNVTNKEEFLAQTPGKFVKPILQEIGPYTYREFLVKENVEYLDYNKTYPQQVYYKQSATFYFDPERSNGSKDDVLTTLNFIVPLIPALLENLIHNDGILKAAYVYLNKLIRETKTELLFTMSVDEYLFGFQNSLFDALIDIVAPDSGIDKFGLFLLTNMSIGWRDYQVYTGHNNHELTSVITKYKNMSELPYWNGTTCNMINGTDGTMTPPFLDKTKPIYFFVDEMCRSLYANFEEDYTVHNIKGWKYTVPAEVFQSPLKNTNNECFCLDPNHETCQHDGATLVGSCLFGVPLLVSFPHFLYGDGFYASKLVGMHPNKPDHEMALVFEPSVGVPLKVESRIQLNMYMTPNKEVKILSNINESFAFPMTWLNENAELQESDAVWLHKLLYKIDDIALLLQIVLLVIGGALLIGIFVYMVRKRYVSSNKSQDDQHSLPSSAKGSAKPDELPLEKAKADLFQQDFRYTSTSSTTEFIGT
- the LOC143465637 gene encoding platelet glycoprotein 4-like isoform X1, encoding MKNKKCCSTKCRLITAGIFGGVLVIVGGALMAIFDVLFESIIKKQTIVVPGTLMYDLNWKDVKTPVYRSFYLFNVTNKEEFLAQTPGKFVKPILQEIGPYTYREFLVKENVEYLDYNKTYPQQVYYKQSATFYFDPERSNGSKDDVLTTLNFIVPLIPALLENLIHNDGILKAAYVYLNKLIRETKTELLFTMSVDEYLFGFQNSLFDALIDIVAPDSGIDKFGLFLLTNMSIGWRDYQVYTGHNNHELTSVITKYKNMSELPYWNGTTCNMINGTDGTMTPPFLDKTKPIYFFVDEMCRSLYANFEEDYTVHNIKGWKYTVPAEVFQSPLKNTNNECFCLDPNHETCQHDGATLVGSCLFGVPLLVSFPHFLYGDGFYASKLVGMHPNKPDHEMALVFEPSVGVPLKVESRIQLNMYMTPNKEVKILSNINESFAFPMTWLNENAELQESDAVWLHKLLYKIDDIALLLQIVLLVIGGALLIGIFVYMVRKRYVSSNKSQDDQHSLPSSAKGSAKPDELPLEKAKGSQNLTHTDLFQQDFRYTSTSSTTEFIGT